A single genomic interval of Xyrauchen texanus isolate HMW12.3.18 chromosome 40, RBS_HiC_50CHRs, whole genome shotgun sequence harbors:
- the LOC127633106 gene encoding transmembrane protein 238-like → MAPKCIGDCSVLFVLGIAFDIIGFALLLVGIFANLRLDGTFYGDFLIYTGSIVIFLSLFWWVMWYTGNIKVSSDDLDRKTLDNVAHWARKLSERLSKSGMKTLEAREKCLGNVQKAVNCDVTACAPTWTTWENLGTAGCVNEAYDRSSDPPSNEKSVELEILKNSEMFLPSNANAKAERFL, encoded by the coding sequence ATGGCCCCAAAGTGTATTGGGGATTGTTCTGTGTTATTTGTCCTTGGGATTGCATTTGATATCATTGGGTTCGCCTTACTTTTGGTCGGCATTTTTGCCAATCTGCGCTTGGATGGCACATTTTACGGAGACTTCCTTATCTATACTGGCTCAATAGTAATTTTTCTCAGTCTTTTCTGGTGGGTCATGTGGTACACAGGGAATATTAAAGTTTCATCTGACGATCTTGATAGAAAGACGTTGGATAACGTTGCGCACTGGGCACGGAAGCTCTCCGAACGACTGTCCAAAAGCGGGATGAAGACTCTGGAAGCCAGAGAGAAGTGCCTTGGCAATGTCCAGAAAGCAGTGAACTGCGATGTGACAGCTTGTGCGCCAACGTGGACAACTTGGGAAAACTTGGGAACGGCTGGATGTGTCAATGAAGCTTACGACCGAAGCTCTGATCCGCCATCAAATGAGAAGAGCGTGGAGCTTGAGATTCTGAAGAACTCTGAGATGTTCCTGCCGAGTAACGCCAATGCAAAAGCTGAAAGATTTCTTTGA